Proteins encoded by one window of Lathyrus oleraceus cultivar Zhongwan6 chromosome 1, CAAS_Psat_ZW6_1.0, whole genome shotgun sequence:
- the LOC127115786 gene encoding peroxidase 7, with the protein MSNSYLRFLLLLAIYIISANSTQPYVENYDNNAEFTLQVPTLDETNLDNLLSFGYYRKSCPQFESILESKVKEWIKEDYTLAASLLRLHFHDCSIRGCDASILLKHEGSERTAEASKTLRGYEVIDDIKAEVEKQCPKTVSCADILTTVARDATVELGGLYWTVPYGRKDGTISIDSETEIIPKGHENVTSLIEFFQSKGLNVLDLVVLSGAHTIGRTSCGSIQYRLYNYKDTGKPDPTIDPQYLNFLKRKCRWASEYVDLDARTPKTFDEKYYINLEKKMGLLSTDQLLYSDQRTSPLVSAMALESSVFKRQFAFSMSKFGAIDVLTGDDEGEIRTNCNFVNAY; encoded by the exons ATGTCTAATTCTTACCTCCGATTTTTGCTTCTTTTGGCTATTTACATAATTTCAGCAAATTCAACTCAACCTTATGTTGAAAACTATGATAATAATGCTGAGTTCACTCTTCAAGTCCCAACATTAGATGAAACAAACTTGGATAATCTCTTATCCTTTGGTTACTACCGTAAAAGTTGTCCTCAATTTGAATCCATCTTGGAAAGCAAAGTCAAAGAATGGATTAAAGAGGATTACACTTTAGCAGCTAGTCTCCTAAGGTTGCACTTCCATGATTGCTCTATTAGG GGATGCGACGCGTCGATTCTATTGAAACACGAAGGAAGTGAGAGGACAGCAGAAGCAAGCAAGACATTGCGAGGCTATGAAGTAATTGATGATATAAAGGCAGAGGTAGAGAAACAATGTCCTAAGACAGTGTCTTGTGCCGACATTCTTACAACAGTTGCAAGAGACGCCACTGTTGAATTGGGTGGACTATATTGGACAGTCCCTTATGGAAGAAAAGATGGAACAATATCAATTGATAGTGAAACCGAAATTATTCCAAAGGGTCATGAAAACGTTACTTCCTTGATTGAGTTTTTCCAATCCAAGGGCTTGAATGTTTTGGACTTGGTTGTTCTCTCAG GGGCACATACTATTGGAAGGACATCATGTGGCTCTATTCAATATAGGCTATACAACTACAAAGACACAGGGAAACCAGATCCAACTATCGATCCTCAATACCTAAACTTCTTGAAAAGAAAATGTCGATGGGCTTCGGAGTATGTTGATCTAGATGCAAGGACACCGAAAACCTTTGATGAAAAGTACTATATAAATCTCGAAAAGAAAATGGGATTGTTGTCGACAGATCAATTGTTATATTCTGATCAAAGAACTTCTCCATTGGTTTCGGCAATGGCTTTAGAATCATCGGTTTTCAAGCGCCAGTTTGCGTTTTCGATGTCGAAGTTCGGCGCCATCGATGTTCTTACGGGTGATGATGAAGGAGAAATCAGAACCAACTGCAATTTTGTCAATGCTTATTGA